From Streptomyces sp. NBC_00690, a single genomic window includes:
- a CDS encoding YhjD/YihY/BrkB family envelope integrity protein, translating into MTPEPAGAGRQPHRLQRLHRRIATSPVGLAWNRGREIELLHRAMGFAALGFLTLVPLLVVVAAADPASSQGFARWLGQALGVSEPSQEEVERLFGVPGEALQRTTAFGLAALAVFGLTFGSAVQTGYEKVWDLPTARWHTMWRHIVFLALLVFSLLLFVNTPTPEPSRSVVGTIAGALADLVGTFLFFWVAQRLLLGGRVRWRALLPGAVATALAMLGLRVFSQLVFSPLIASNAVTYGPFGTVLVLQSWLVGVGVVVYGGALVGRLYHEERLRRRLEREFQIARHPD; encoded by the coding sequence ATGACCCCTGAGCCCGCCGGCGCGGGCCGTCAGCCGCACCGGCTCCAGCGCCTCCACCGAAGAATCGCCACCTCGCCCGTCGGTCTCGCCTGGAACCGCGGTCGGGAGATCGAACTACTCCACCGCGCCATGGGCTTCGCCGCACTGGGCTTCCTGACCCTCGTACCCCTCCTGGTGGTCGTTGCCGCCGCCGATCCCGCCAGCAGCCAGGGCTTCGCCCGTTGGCTCGGGCAGGCGCTCGGTGTGTCCGAGCCTTCGCAGGAGGAGGTCGAACGCCTCTTCGGGGTGCCGGGGGAGGCGCTCCAGCGGACCACCGCCTTCGGCCTCGCCGCGCTCGCCGTCTTCGGGCTGACGTTCGGATCAGCCGTGCAGACCGGCTACGAGAAGGTCTGGGACCTCCCCACCGCCCGCTGGCACACGATGTGGCGTCACATCGTCTTCCTCGCCCTCCTGGTGTTCTCCCTCCTGCTCTTCGTCAACACGCCCACCCCGGAACCCTCCCGATCGGTCGTCGGGACGATCGCCGGTGCGCTCGCGGACCTCGTGGGCACCTTCCTCTTCTTCTGGGTCGCCCAGCGGCTGCTACTGGGGGGCCGGGTCCGTTGGCGCGCCCTGCTGCCCGGTGCCGTCGCAACCGCCCTCGCCATGCTGGGGCTGCGGGTCTTCTCCCAACTGGTCTTCTCACCACTGATCGCGTCGAACGCCGTCACCTACGGCCCCTTCGGGACGGTGCTGGTGCTCCAGTCCTGGCTCGTCGGAGTGGGAGTCGTCGTCTACGGCGGTGCCCTCGTCGGTCGGCTCTACCACGAGGAGCGCCTACGGCGACGGTTGGAGCGCGAATTCCAGATCGCCCGCCATCCCGACTGA
- a CDS encoding ATP-binding protein: MISEPSRHCTVELQALPSRIGQVRRIVSAQLRYWHLDPLVDQAALGVTELLANVHQHAEPDKSCVVDVEWLLDRLTISVHDSDPRLPVISRAPDRELFATSGRGLELIAAMSDSWGTRPRGDSGKSVWFTLAMPSLTATPRAEVSSCPQAHEPCATVEEDELAGAAQP; the protein is encoded by the coding sequence GTGATCAGCGAGCCAAGCAGGCACTGCACGGTGGAGCTCCAGGCCCTACCGTCGCGGATCGGCCAGGTCCGCAGAATCGTATCGGCGCAATTGCGCTACTGGCACCTCGACCCTCTGGTCGACCAGGCGGCCCTCGGTGTCACCGAGTTGCTGGCCAACGTCCATCAACACGCCGAGCCGGACAAGAGTTGCGTCGTCGACGTGGAATGGCTCCTCGACCGACTCACCATCTCGGTCCATGACAGCGACCCACGGCTTCCGGTCATCTCCCGGGCACCGGACCGGGAGCTGTTCGCCACCTCGGGCCGCGGCCTTGAATTGATCGCGGCGATGAGCGACTCCTGGGGAACACGACCACGGGGCGACTCGGGCAAGAGCGTGTGGTTCACGCTCGCCATGCCGTCACTGACCGCGACCCCGAGGGCGGAGGTCTCCTCCTGTCCCCAGGCGCACGAGCCCTGCGCCACGGTGGAAGAGGACGAACTCGCCGGGGCGGCCCAGCCCTAA
- a CDS encoding MFS transporter has protein sequence MPQLNKLRSAVPGGPHGDTAPSSLTRLRTALTVFFVVDGFLFAGWVVRIPAIKEQTGASPSALGLALLGVSAGGIVTMSLTGRLCRRFGNAPVVVASAALMSLSITLPPLMHSALTLGLVLLLFGGPYGALSVALNSAAVDLAAAQRRPLMPVFHGAFSLGGMVGAGLGALLAGGLSPTVHLALLALVGLGTTACAGPVLLRHPLPSPTRIERTSTRDRLTGRTRRLVLLCGAIALCTAYGEGAMADWGALHLEQGLGASPGVAALGYSLFAGTMTVGRLSGTLLLERFGPTPTLVASGTTAAVGMLLSALAPTVGWALAGFAVAGIGLANVFPVAVARAGTVAGPAGVAATSTLGYTGMLLGPPVIGFLTDWFSLPVALMTVAAACAGAAVIGYTARRPSSPAKTSRWVPASNS, from the coding sequence GTGCCGCAACTAAACAAACTCAGGTCGGCCGTTCCGGGGGGACCGCACGGGGACACCGCGCCCTCTTCCCTGACCCGCCTTCGCACCGCACTGACCGTGTTCTTCGTCGTGGACGGGTTCCTCTTCGCCGGTTGGGTCGTCCGCATCCCGGCCATCAAGGAGCAGACCGGCGCCTCACCGAGCGCCCTGGGCCTCGCACTCCTCGGGGTGTCCGCGGGTGGCATCGTGACCATGTCCCTCACCGGGCGACTGTGCCGGCGCTTCGGCAATGCACCCGTCGTCGTCGCCAGCGCCGCACTGATGTCGCTGAGCATCACCCTTCCCCCGCTGATGCATTCGGCGCTGACGCTCGGCCTGGTGCTCCTGCTGTTCGGCGGGCCCTACGGAGCGCTGAGCGTCGCTTTGAACAGTGCGGCGGTCGATCTGGCGGCGGCCCAACGACGTCCGCTGATGCCCGTCTTCCACGGCGCGTTCAGCCTCGGCGGCATGGTCGGTGCCGGCCTCGGCGCCCTCCTCGCGGGCGGCCTCTCCCCCACCGTCCACCTCGCGCTGCTCGCCCTGGTGGGGCTGGGCACCACCGCATGCGCGGGCCCGGTCCTCCTACGCCATCCGTTGCCCTCCCCCACCCGCATCGAGCGCACCTCCACCCGTGACCGCCTGACGGGTCGTACGCGCCGCCTGGTCCTGCTCTGTGGTGCGATCGCGCTCTGCACCGCCTACGGGGAAGGAGCGATGGCCGACTGGGGCGCCCTCCATCTGGAGCAGGGGCTCGGGGCTTCCCCCGGTGTCGCCGCGCTCGGTTACTCCCTCTTCGCCGGCACGATGACGGTGGGCAGACTGTCCGGAACCCTGCTGCTGGAACGATTCGGCCCCACCCCGACCCTGGTCGCCAGCGGAACCACCGCAGCAGTCGGCATGCTGCTGAGCGCATTGGCGCCGACCGTGGGATGGGCACTGGCAGGCTTCGCCGTGGCGGGCATCGGCCTGGCGAACGTCTTCCCCGTCGCCGTGGCCCGGGCGGGCACGGTCGCAGGCCCGGCGGGAGTCGCGGCCACCTCGACGCTCGGCTACACCGGCATGCTGTTGGGACCACCCGTGATCGGCTTCCTGACCGATTGGTTCTCGCTCCCCGTGGCCCTCATGACGGTCGCGGCTGCCTGTGCGGGCGCAGCGGTCATCGGGTACACGGCTCGCCGACCTAGCAGCCCCGCCAAAACGAGCCGCTGGGTACCGGCGTCCAACAGCTGA
- a CDS encoding sensor histidine kinase, with protein MEDLRSRRRGRPPWAQGDPPGTHEAERVGSPLLRLWETRRCSGAVPWPSTLVVTVFVLVGTAFAAKGQDRAPLDAIGCVLLLVGPALLLLRNRWPVLCVFGVAAATLLYLAAGYAYGPVFVPLAVAVFAAVVSGHRSAAWWALGGFWVANLLLGHWLYRHLPPGDDGSAPWGRELAFAAWIVAVLAASELFRVRGEALARARAERARAEQRRADEERLRIARELHDVLAHSISVINVQAGVGLALLDSDPEQARTALTTIKAASKEALGDVRQVLDRLRTPGTAPLAPAPGLDRLSELAEQAARAGLRVSVETEGKAVPLPPGTDLAAFRIVQEALTNVVRHSGSRVARVRIVYGEGRLVLRIDDDGPATGTDAGGSGNGLAGMRERAAALGGTIDAGQHDEGGFRVVADLPLRSRESGAIDEGAR; from the coding sequence ATGGAAGACCTGCGCTCCCGCCGTCGTGGCCGTCCCCCCTGGGCGCAGGGCGACCCGCCCGGGACCCATGAGGCCGAACGAGTGGGCTCGCCCCTCCTTCGGCTGTGGGAGACCAGACGCTGTTCCGGTGCCGTTCCCTGGCCGTCGACCCTGGTGGTCACCGTCTTCGTCCTGGTCGGAACCGCTTTTGCGGCCAAGGGGCAGGACCGCGCACCGCTGGATGCCATCGGTTGCGTACTGCTGCTGGTGGGCCCCGCCCTCCTACTGCTGCGCAATCGCTGGCCGGTGCTCTGTGTCTTCGGTGTGGCCGCGGCGACGCTGCTCTACCTGGCTGCCGGGTATGCGTACGGTCCCGTCTTCGTTCCCCTGGCCGTGGCAGTCTTCGCCGCGGTCGTCTCCGGGCACAGATCGGCGGCCTGGTGGGCACTCGGGGGCTTCTGGGTGGCCAATCTGCTTCTGGGGCACTGGCTTTACCGCCATCTCCCACCGGGCGACGACGGAAGCGCCCCCTGGGGTCGGGAGCTCGCCTTCGCCGCATGGATCGTGGCGGTGCTCGCCGCCTCCGAGTTGTTCCGGGTACGGGGAGAGGCGCTCGCACGGGCGCGGGCCGAGCGGGCACGTGCCGAGCAGCGCCGCGCCGACGAGGAGCGGCTGCGCATCGCCCGTGAACTCCACGATGTGCTCGCCCACTCCATCTCCGTCATCAATGTGCAGGCCGGAGTCGGTCTCGCCCTCCTGGATAGCGACCCCGAACAGGCGCGGACCGCGCTCACCACCATCAAGGCGGCGAGCAAGGAGGCACTGGGGGACGTACGACAGGTGCTGGATCGGTTGCGTACGCCCGGCACGGCGCCGCTCGCTCCGGCTCCGGGCCTCGACCGGCTCTCCGAACTCGCCGAACAGGCGGCACGCGCGGGCCTTCGCGTGAGCGTGGAGACCGAGGGCAAGGCCGTACCGTTGCCGCCCGGTACCGATCTCGCGGCATTCCGCATCGTCCAGGAGGCGTTGACCAACGTCGTACGCCACTCGGGCTCGCGGGTGGCGCGGGTGCGCATCGTGTACGGCGAGGGCCGACTCGTCCTGCGGATCGACGACGACGGGCCTGCCACGGGCACGGATGCCGGAGGCAGTGGCAACGGGCTCGCTGGTATGCGGGAGAGGGCCGCCGCCCTCGGTGGGACGATCGATGCGGGGCAACACGATGAAGGGGGCTTTCGAGTGGTGGCCGATCTACCGTTGAGGTCCCGGGAGTCGGGCGCGATCGACGAGGGGGCACGGTGA
- a CDS encoding geranylgeranyl reductase family protein produces MGHASDREQKYIVSSENGGTGAEAEAQGHDGPVWDVVVVGAGPAGASAAYAAAVAGRQVLLLEKAELPRYKTCGGGIIGPSRDSLPPGFELPFRDRVHAVTFSLNGRLTRTRRSKKMLFGLINRPEFDAQLVEHAQKAGAELRTGVTVSRVEQHGPAVPDRRTVAVVTSDGETILARAVVGADGSASRIGAHVGVKLDQVDLGLEAEIPVPDSVAEDWAGRVLIDWGPMPGSYGWVFPKGKTLTVGVISARGEGAATKRYLEDFIARLGLAGFEPAISSGHLTRCRSDDSPLSRGRVLVCGDAAGLLEPWTREGISFALRSGRLAGEWAVRISEAHDAVDARRQALNYAFAIKAGLGVEMAVGRRLLGVFERRPGFIHAVITGLRPAWRVFADITRGSTTLAGLVRTSGVARRALETLDRRVQG; encoded by the coding sequence ATGGGGCACGCGTCGGATCGGGAGCAGAAGTACATCGTGAGCAGCGAGAACGGCGGCACCGGGGCAGAGGCGGAAGCACAGGGGCACGACGGCCCGGTATGGGACGTCGTCGTCGTCGGCGCTGGGCCCGCCGGGGCATCAGCGGCGTACGCGGCGGCGGTGGCGGGCCGTCAGGTGCTTCTGCTGGAGAAGGCCGAACTCCCGCGGTACAAGACATGCGGCGGCGGCATCATCGGCCCGTCGAGAGACAGCCTGCCACCCGGATTCGAACTCCCGTTCCGTGACCGCGTGCATGCCGTCACCTTCTCCTTGAACGGCCGCCTCACCCGCACCCGCCGCTCGAAGAAGATGCTCTTCGGGCTGATCAACCGTCCGGAGTTCGACGCCCAGCTCGTCGAGCATGCGCAGAAGGCGGGGGCCGAACTGCGGACCGGGGTCACGGTCTCGCGCGTGGAACAACACGGGCCCGCCGTGCCCGACCGGCGTACGGTCGCTGTGGTCACCTCGGACGGGGAGACCATCCTGGCGCGGGCCGTCGTCGGCGCGGACGGCAGCGCCAGCCGGATAGGAGCCCATGTCGGGGTCAAGCTCGACCAGGTCGACCTGGGTCTGGAGGCCGAGATCCCGGTGCCTGACTCCGTTGCCGAGGACTGGGCGGGGAGGGTTCTCATCGACTGGGGACCGATGCCGGGCAGTTACGGTTGGGTCTTCCCCAAGGGCAAGACGCTGACCGTCGGTGTGATCTCCGCCCGCGGGGAGGGTGCGGCGACCAAGCGCTATCTGGAGGACTTCATCGCACGGCTGGGGCTCGCCGGTTTCGAACCCGCGATCTCCTCTGGGCATCTGACCCGCTGTCGTAGCGATGACTCGCCGCTCTCGCGCGGTCGGGTCCTGGTGTGCGGGGACGCGGCGGGCCTGCTGGAGCCCTGGACCCGCGAAGGGATCTCCTTCGCACTGCGTTCGGGCCGGCTCGCGGGGGAGTGGGCCGTTCGGATCTCCGAGGCGCACGATGCCGTGGACGCCCGTCGGCAGGCGCTGAACTACGCCTTCGCCATCAAGGCCGGGCTGGGAGTGGAGATGGCGGTGGGTCGTCGACTGCTCGGCGTCTTCGAGCGCCGTCCGGGATTCATCCATGCCGTGATCACCGGTCTGCGGCCGGCCTGGCGTGTCTTCGCCGACATCACACGCGGCTCCACGACCCTGGCCGGCCTCGTCCGCACCAGCGGAGTGGCGCGCCGGGCGTTGGAGACCCTGGACCGTCGCGTCCAGGGGTGA
- a CDS encoding nitroreductase/quinone reductase family protein translates to MTQRHYIAPNRVDTTMNKAIAWLARHGVSLMGTAELSVRGRTSGEWRSVPVNPLPYEGGPYLVSARGESHWVRNMRAAGGGRLKVGRKVRQFTAIELTDEEKPVVLRTYLERWGWEVGRFFGEVNAKSSDAELLSAAHRHPVFRITITR, encoded by the coding sequence ATGACCCAGCGCCACTACATCGCGCCCAACCGCGTGGACACCACCATGAACAAGGCGATTGCCTGGCTCGCCCGTCACGGCGTCAGCCTGATGGGCACCGCCGAGCTGTCCGTGCGCGGGCGCACGAGCGGCGAATGGCGAAGCGTTCCGGTCAACCCGCTCCCCTACGAAGGGGGCCCGTACCTCGTATCGGCCCGCGGCGAGTCCCACTGGGTGCGCAATATGCGGGCAGCCGGTGGTGGGCGACTCAAGGTGGGACGGAAGGTCCGACAGTTCACCGCGATCGAACTGACGGACGAGGAGAAGCCCGTCGTCCTACGCACCTATCTGGAGCGTTGGGGCTGGGAGGTCGGCCGGTTCTTCGGCGAGGTGAACGCGAAGTCGTCCGACGCCGAGTTGCTGTCGGCCGCACATCGACACCCGGTCTTCCGGATCACGATCACCCGATGA
- a CDS encoding SHOCT domain-containing protein — protein sequence MNTLAYGPGPGPWILLMPLIWCAVVVGVVALVRRTGMWRTADGRRGYDGRPLRPGRIGHSGREESGENSPIALLGRRFAAGEIDEDEYWRRLSVLDEQFGRPLRGGDD from the coding sequence ATGAACACACTGGCGTACGGGCCCGGCCCCGGGCCTTGGATCCTGCTGATGCCGTTGATCTGGTGCGCGGTCGTCGTCGGAGTGGTCGCCCTGGTGCGCCGCACGGGCATGTGGCGCACGGCTGACGGGCGCCGGGGGTACGACGGGCGCCCGCTTCGGCCGGGTCGGATCGGCCACTCCGGACGGGAGGAGTCCGGCGAGAATTCGCCGATCGCCCTCCTCGGCCGACGGTTCGCCGCCGGCGAGATCGACGAGGACGAGTACTGGCGACGGCTTTCCGTCCTCGACGAGCAGTTCGGTCGCCCGCTCCGGGGCGGTGACGACTGA
- a CDS encoding TetR/AcrR family transcriptional regulator — translation MTKIRGARERARIEVTAAIKDEARRQLAAEGAAKLSLRAVARELGMVSSALYRYFPSRDELLTALIVDAYEAVGAAAEAAIASPTTPTARTAADTSDPSDTSDVSDVSDAIMTDHRARWIALCSAVRAWALAHPHEYALIYGSPVPGYAAPSDTVVPASRVGAAMISVARDAHRTRGLALPPLDDELRVEAERLADQFGPDLPPSVVVALVAAWSQLFGLISFELFGQFHRVVEERDAFFTQAVRRLAHEVGLLAPLSPRPARR, via the coding sequence ATGACCAAGATCCGTGGGGCCAGGGAAAGAGCCCGAATCGAAGTCACCGCGGCCATCAAGGACGAGGCCCGGAGACAGTTGGCGGCAGAAGGGGCGGCGAAGCTCTCCTTGCGGGCGGTCGCTCGCGAGCTGGGCATGGTCTCCTCGGCCCTCTACCGCTACTTCCCCAGCCGGGACGAGCTCCTGACCGCCCTGATCGTGGACGCCTACGAAGCCGTCGGAGCTGCTGCGGAAGCAGCCATTGCCTCGCCGACCACCCCGACCGCCCGCACCGCAGCCGACACGTCTGACCCATCTGACACATCCGATGTGTCCGACGTCTCCGATGCGATCATGACCGATCACCGTGCCCGCTGGATCGCACTCTGCTCGGCCGTTCGCGCCTGGGCACTCGCCCACCCGCATGAGTACGCCTTGATCTACGGCTCTCCCGTGCCCGGCTACGCCGCCCCCTCGGACACCGTCGTCCCCGCCTCCCGAGTGGGCGCCGCCATGATCTCCGTGGCACGTGACGCCCACCGAACGCGTGGTCTCGCGCTGCCCCCGCTCGACGATGAGTTGCGCGTCGAAGCCGAGCGGCTCGCCGACCAGTTCGGGCCCGACCTCCCACCCTCCGTCGTGGTGGCCCTGGTCGCGGCCTGGTCGCAACTCTTCGGGTTGATCTCCTTCGAACTCTTCGGTCAGTTCCACCGGGTGGTGGAAGAGCGCGACGCCTTCTTCACCCAGGCCGTCCGACGGCTCGCACACGAGGTCGGCCTGCTGGCACCCCTGTCACCCCGCCCAGCTCGGCGCTGA
- a CDS encoding DUF6332 family protein has product MGEEPPSDHAARRTPADRDAITVEIGYALLSAAFAAAVVFGAIAAPKFLFTAPYAVERGLLVLAGACAALVFAARVVTVLWRFKGAGRGSRRPDQPNQPGRTKPDS; this is encoded by the coding sequence ATGGGGGAAGAGCCACCGTCGGACCACGCGGCACGGCGCACACCGGCAGATCGGGACGCGATCACCGTCGAGATCGGGTACGCACTGCTCAGCGCAGCCTTCGCCGCCGCCGTCGTGTTCGGCGCCATCGCGGCACCGAAGTTCCTGTTCACCGCGCCGTACGCCGTTGAACGGGGACTGCTCGTGCTGGCGGGTGCCTGCGCCGCGCTGGTGTTCGCCGCCCGGGTGGTGACCGTGCTCTGGCGGTTCAAAGGAGCGGGCCGCGGCAGTCGACGACCGGATCAGCCCAACCAACCGGGCCGCACCAAACCCGACTCATAG
- a CDS encoding ROK family protein: MNGKVTNARTRLERGRGALGPALELVHTGRAPTRSVLTAELGVTRATAGAVAAELEALGLIRVDSRPAAAAGSQGRPSHRLSVDDSGPVVLAAQVHADGFRAALVGLGGRIVATAPGCITVSSDPAQVLGAVVAAGAALWRDSGRRCVGAGLAVPSAVAEPEGTALNPLHIAWPAGAPVRDIFTEQVRVAGISGPAFTANDINLTALAEHRHGAGRGAHHLLCVATGHRGAGGALVLDGRLHTGSSGLALEVGHLIVNPEGRPCHCGSRGCLDVETDPMAFLSAAGRAPGPEVGLLHQCRELLRSEYHDPTVRAAADALIDRLGLGLAGLVNILNPDRIILGGLHRELLYADPDRLRAVVADRSLWGRSGGVPILACTLDHNTLVGAAELAWQPVLDDPLGALS, translated from the coding sequence ATGAACGGCAAGGTGACGAACGCCCGGACAAGGCTGGAACGAGGCCGCGGGGCACTCGGCCCCGCCCTGGAACTGGTGCACACGGGGCGGGCGCCCACCCGATCCGTCCTCACCGCCGAACTCGGTGTCACGCGTGCCACCGCGGGTGCCGTGGCGGCCGAGTTGGAGGCGCTCGGTCTGATCCGTGTCGACTCCCGACCCGCAGCGGCGGCCGGCTCCCAGGGCAGACCGTCCCACCGGCTCTCCGTCGATGACTCGGGCCCCGTCGTGCTCGCCGCCCAGGTCCACGCCGACGGGTTCAGAGCGGCGCTGGTCGGGCTCGGCGGCCGCATCGTCGCCACCGCGCCCGGATGCATCACCGTCTCCTCCGACCCCGCGCAGGTGCTCGGCGCGGTTGTCGCAGCGGGCGCGGCACTGTGGCGCGACAGCGGGAGACGCTGCGTGGGTGCCGGGCTCGCCGTCCCCTCCGCGGTCGCCGAGCCCGAAGGCACTGCACTCAATCCCCTGCACATCGCCTGGCCCGCGGGCGCACCCGTACGCGACATCTTCACCGAGCAGGTACGGGTCGCGGGCATCTCCGGACCTGCCTTCACCGCCAACGACATCAACCTCACCGCTCTCGCCGAACACCGCCATGGCGCCGGCCGCGGAGCCCACCACCTGCTCTGCGTCGCCACGGGCCATCGCGGCGCCGGTGGGGCGCTCGTCCTCGACGGACGCCTCCACACCGGTAGTTCGGGACTGGCCCTCGAAGTGGGCCATCTCATCGTCAATCCCGAGGGGCGTCCCTGCCATTGCGGCAGCCGCGGATGCCTCGATGTGGAAACCGACCCGATGGCCTTCCTCAGCGCGGCCGGCAGAGCGCCCGGCCCTGAGGTGGGCCTGTTGCACCAGTGCCGGGAGTTGTTGCGTTCCGAGTACCACGACCCCACGGTGCGCGCTGCTGCCGATGCCCTGATCGACCGCCTCGGCCTCGGACTCGCAGGCTTGGTCAACATCCTCAACCCCGACCGCATCATCCTGGGGGGACTCCACCGCGAACTCCTGTACGCCGACCCCGACCGGCTGCGGGCAGTGGTCGCCGACCGCAGCCTGTGGGGGCGCAGCGGTGGAGTTCCGATCCTCGCGTGCACCCTCGATCACAACACATTGGTGGGCGCGGCGGAGTTGGCCTGGCAGCCCGTACTGGACGACCCGCTCGGAGCGCTTTCCTGA
- a CDS encoding maleylpyruvate isomerase family mycothiol-dependent enzyme, producing MKTAELITSLVQDGRSLATAARTAGLEAPVPTCPDWQVRDVLRHTGEVHRWATAFLVEQHTAFRAPVREPGLDGDDLVVWFLEGHEALVDALATAPQEVVCWTFMPAPSPLAFWARRQAHETAIHRVDAESALGGGPGPVSAVFAADGVDELLTGFHARPKSRVRSEAPLRLRVRTTDTEDVWTMQISTDVPHTVRDAKGGADCELVGTAQQLYLSLWNRLPLSTLTLKGDPEVAQLWRERSAV from the coding sequence ATGAAGACGGCAGAACTCATCACGTCGCTCGTTCAGGACGGCCGATCGTTGGCCACCGCGGCTCGGACGGCCGGCCTGGAAGCTCCCGTACCGACCTGCCCCGACTGGCAGGTACGGGACGTCCTTCGCCACACGGGCGAGGTGCACCGCTGGGCGACTGCGTTCCTGGTGGAGCAGCACACCGCGTTCCGGGCACCGGTCCGAGAGCCGGGGTTGGACGGCGATGACCTGGTCGTCTGGTTCCTCGAAGGGCACGAAGCACTGGTGGACGCCCTGGCCACCGCGCCCCAGGAGGTGGTGTGCTGGACGTTTATGCCGGCCCCGTCACCCCTGGCGTTCTGGGCGCGGCGGCAGGCCCATGAGACGGCGATCCACCGCGTGGACGCGGAATCCGCGTTGGGGGGCGGCCCGGGACCGGTGTCCGCAGTGTTCGCAGCGGACGGCGTCGATGAACTGTTGACCGGCTTCCACGCCCGCCCCAAGAGTCGGGTGCGCTCCGAAGCGCCACTTCGACTACGCGTCCGGACCACCGACACCGAAGACGTCTGGACGATGCAGATCTCCACGGACGTTCCCCATACGGTCAGGGACGCGAAGGGCGGGGCGGACTGCGAGTTGGTCGGCACGGCTCAACAGCTCTACTTGTCGCTGTGGAACCGTCTGCCCCTGAGCACCCTGACGCTCAAGGGAGACCCCGAGGTAGCCCAGTTGTGGCGCGAGCGGTCGGCAGTCTGA
- a CDS encoding response regulator transcription factor — translation MIRVLLVDDQLLVRAGFRALLDAQPDIEVVGEAADGQTAVHLVHELRPDVVLMDIRMPVCDGLAATRQITCDERLSEVKVVMLTTFELDEYVFEAIRSGASGFLVKDTEPEELLRAVRAVVAGDALLSPGVTRRLIAEFAARSKAPADAEGLAELTEREREVMALVGIGLSNEEIARRLVVSPLTAKTHVSRTMVKLGARDRAQLVVLAYESGLVRPGWLG, via the coding sequence GTGATCCGCGTACTGCTGGTCGACGATCAACTGCTGGTCCGTGCGGGCTTCCGGGCGTTGCTGGACGCCCAGCCCGACATCGAGGTGGTTGGTGAGGCCGCGGACGGTCAGACGGCGGTGCACCTCGTGCACGAACTGCGCCCGGACGTGGTGTTGATGGACATTCGCATGCCCGTGTGCGACGGACTCGCCGCCACCCGACAGATCACCTGTGATGAGCGACTGAGCGAGGTCAAGGTCGTGATGCTGACGACCTTCGAACTCGACGAGTACGTTTTCGAAGCGATCCGTTCGGGAGCTTCGGGTTTCTTGGTCAAGGACACCGAGCCCGAGGAGTTGTTGCGTGCGGTTCGTGCCGTGGTGGCGGGCGACGCACTGCTGTCGCCGGGGGTGACCCGTAGGCTCATCGCCGAGTTCGCCGCCCGTTCCAAGGCGCCCGCGGACGCCGAGGGCCTGGCCGAACTGACCGAGCGGGAACGTGAGGTGATGGCCCTGGTCGGCATCGGACTGTCGAACGAGGAGATCGCCCGCCGGCTCGTGGTCTCCCCGTTGACCGCGAAGACCCACGTCAGCCGGACGATGGTGAAACTGGGGGCTCGCGACCGGGCGCAGTTGGTGGTGCTCGCCTATGAGTCGGGTTTGGTGCGGCCCGGTTGGTTGGGCTGA